A genomic region of bacterium contains the following coding sequences:
- the pth gene encoding aminoacyl-tRNA hydrolase — MYLLVGLGNPGKKYEKTRHNLGFMAIDELSAKYDILLRKHEDFYEIGKDEIQNEKVILLKPLTFMNKSGEAVSYLAQKKAIDFAKILLIYDDLNLPLGKFRIRPKGSAGGHNGMTSVIESLGSKDFPRLRIGIGSPDNIPWEKYVLQNFSSQEEKTIRNSLEKIPEVVEVFIQKDIAAAMEYIGRIK; from the coding sequence ATGTATCTTCTGGTTGGCCTCGGCAATCCGGGTAAAAAATACGAAAAAACAAGACACAACCTTGGTTTTATGGCAATTGATGAATTATCCGCCAAATATGATATTTTACTTCGGAAACACGAGGATTTTTACGAAATTGGCAAAGACGAAATTCAAAATGAAAAGGTAATTTTATTAAAACCTCTTACTTTTATGAATAAAAGCGGAGAGGCTGTTTCATATCTTGCCCAAAAAAAAGCTATCGATTTTGCAAAAATACTGCTTATTTATGATGATTTAAACTTGCCTTTAGGAAAATTCCGCATCCGCCCGAAAGGCAGCGCCGGCGGGCATAACGGAATGACATCCGTTATTGAAAGCCTTGGTTCAAAGGATTTCCCGAGATTAAGAATCGGGATCGGTTCTCCGGATAATATCCCATGGGAAAAATATGTCCTTCAGAATTTCTCTTCACAGGAAGAAAAAACAATCCGGAATTCATTAGAAAAAATACCGGAAGTTGTTGAAGTTTTTATTCAAAAAGACATTGCCGCGGCAATGGAGTATATAGGCAGAATCAAATAA